TTCGTTTTTCAGCGTTCTGCACCACTTTAAAGGGTGTGCCGGTTGAACCACTGGTATACACCGTGTGTAAGTTTTGTCCTTCAAATTCATCCGAAAGAAACTCTGTTTCTGCTTTTTCACGGAATTTTAATTTTGTCATAACAGGAAATTCGGACAACTCCGGTGATTTTATATTCTTATAATAGGGAACATGTGCTATTGTATACTGTAATATTGCTTTTAGTCTGTCCTGTCTTACTAACCCCTGATGTATTGCAATATCTTTATAGCATTTTCGCTTTTTCCCTTTTCCTAATACAAAATCAGACACCCAGAAACCTGCGTTTCTGAACCATGCACCGAACATATTATAACCTCCGAATCATCACTTCGTTATATTTCATCATATAGATGCCTTCATCATAGGCACCGATATTTTTCTTGTTTTGGATGCCGTGGATGTTGTTCTGAATGAGCGTCATGTGGTCGCATCCGCTTTCATAAGCGTGGGGATAACCGCCGCCGAAACGGGGATTGACCTCTGAAATGTAATACGCACCGTCCACATCAAAAACGTCAATATCAATCTGTCCGCTGTAGCCTGCTTTTTTCACGAAATCCTCAATGAGTGCAAACAGCTTTTCATCCTTGAAGGATACCGCCTTATCGGTCTCCCCTGCACGCATGAGTAACTTTTTCTTGGTGAAAATGGACACAATCTCGCCCGACAGCATATCAATATACACATCCGCGCCGATTTCCTGTCCGTCCATAAATTCCTGAATCATCAGTCCCTCGTGATGTGCAAAGAGATTCTCTACCGTCTCCTTGTCATACACCTTGGAAATGGTTATACTGGCAGAACCGCAAATGGGCTTTACAAACACGGGATACTTTGCTTTTCCCGCTTCCACTTCCTTAAAGAACTCTTCTTTGTCAATATAGCTTTTGGCACAGTTATAGCCGTTATCCCGAAGCCATACATACATATCCCATTTGTTTAAAGACATTTCGCAAAGCTCGTAAGAAGAACCTACCACCGTAACACCCAATTCTTTAAACTTGTCCTTATGCTGAGCAAGCAAAGAAAGCTCGGGGTCAATAAGGGTTAAAACCGCGTCAATCTCTTCTTTTTTGCAGATATCAAAAATAATGTCTATGTAGCCATCTTCTGTCATACGGGGCACCTGATAGAACTTGTCCGCCTCATGCACCGCAGGCGCTAAATTGGTCATATCGGTCGCAACAACTTTGCCGTTGTTGCCTACCGTCCGTTTAAAATACTGCACCACTTTATCCCGGGTGCCTGCACTTAAAATCAAAATATTCATACCTTACACCTTTTCCTTTTCCAGCTCAGCTTTTCGGATTTGTGCAAAATTGCCTTCGGTGGCATTGGTGTTTTCCGAAATGTCACTGCGCTTTAACACCTTCATTGCGGTCATAAAGATAATTTTGATGTCCATCCACATGCTGATGTTTTGCACATATTCCACGTCCAGCTTAAAACGATCCTCCCAGTTCACGCTGTTTCTGCCGTTCACCTGCGCCCATCCGGTAAGACCGGGACGCACATCGTGCCGATGGCGTTCGGTTTCGTTGTACCAGGGCAGGTATTCCACCAACAAAGGTCTCGGACCTACAATGGAGATATCGCCTTTTAAGATGTTAATTAAAGAGGGCAACTCATCGCATGAAGTCGAACGTAAAAATTTGCCATACTTATTCAGGCGCACCTCGTCGGGCAGGAGATTGCCGTCTTTATCTTTGGCATTGGACATGGTGCGGAATTTTAAAAGCTTAAAAATCTTTTCCTCACCGGTCTTTTTATCAATTTTACCGGGTCGCATTTGGGTAAAGAACGGATTTCCGCGCATAGCAATGGCACCGACAATCGTAAAAATCAACAGAAACGGCGACAAACACACCAGTGCGATAAAAGAAAGCAAAATATCCAAAAATCGTTTAAAAAACTTTGCGTACAAACTGAACACTCCTCTTATTCAAAACAGCTTCTGATGATTTCAATCACAACATCCTGCTCCTGCTCTGTCATACGGATATCGCTGGGCAAGCACAGACCACGATGGAAAATATCCTCGCCCACTTCAGAATAGTCGCCCGATGCAATGTAGGCATTGGTACGGCATCTGCCGTCGCCCGTCGCGGTTACATAGGGATTCATGCGGAAGATGGGTTGCATATGCATGGGCTTCCAGATGGGTCTGCCCTCTGCATTGTATTTGGCAAGTGCCTCTAAAATTTCTGTGGGACAGCTTTTTCCGCTTTCGGGAATGAAAAGTGCCTCGCTGTCACTTCTGACCTGCTTGCACATAGCATCTTCGTCAATCAAAAGGCAGGACAGCCAGAAGTTCGGTTCGCATTCTTCGGGATTATAGGGATTCATCGAAACGGGCAAATCCTTTAATCCCTCTTTGTAGCGCATATAAATTGCCTTTTTCTTGGCAATATGTTCTTCCAAGTACGGAAGCTGACCGCGTACAACCCCCGCAATCACGTTGGACATGCGGTAATTGTAGCCGATTTCCTCATGCTGATACCAGGGTGCATTCTCACGGCTCTGGGTAGACCATTTGCGCGCACGGTTTGCCGCTTCCAAATCGTCGGTTAAGAGCATACCGCCCGAAGAGCCGGTTATAATTTTGTTGCCGTTAAAGCTGATGGCATTATATGTACCGAATGTACCTGTCTGCACACCCTTATAAGAAGCACCAAAGGATTCTGCCGCGTCCTCAATTAAAATTGCACCGTGCTTTTCACAGACTGCCTTGATTTCATCCATTTTGGCAGGTGTGCCATATAGGTTTACGCTCACAACCACCTTTACATCCGGATACATCTCAAAGGCTTTTTCCAACGCCACCGGGTCCATGTTCCAGGTATCCCGTTCCGAATCAATAAATATCGGGATGCCCCCCTCATACACAACCGGGTTTACGGTTGCACTGAAAGTCATGTCCGAGCAGAACACATAATCGCCTTTTTTAATGCCTGCAAGCTTCATGCAAAGGTGCAGTGCCGCAGTTCCGGCAGACAAAGCCACTGCATACTTGCAACCGATTTTTTCTGCCGCAAGGCGTTCCACCTCATTGATATTCTTGCCAACCGTAGACATCCAGTTGGTTTCGTACGCCTCTGTCACATATTGAATCTCTTCGCCGTGCATGCATGGCGAAGCAAGCCAGATTCGATTTTCGAACGGCTTGAACGCTTTTGTATGTGCCATACTTTACCCCCCATATGGTCAATTTTTAAATTTCGCACTTATATATGTAAAAACACATGATTATTCTTTATAATTATATCACGAAGCAGTATCTTTGTCAACGTATTTTCTATCCCTCTTTTCGGTCAAAAAGCCTCTTTTTTTGACATCTGAAGCGTTCCGCCCATTCATACAATGTAGGGCAGGGGCTTGCTCCTGCCGAAAAAGGCGAAATGATACGCAGGTACTTCCCTACAAGACGTTAATTTGACATCTGAAGCGTTCTGCCCATTCATACAATGTAGGGCAGGGGCTTGCTCCTGCCGAAAAAGGCGGAACGAGCAAGCCCGTTCCCTACAAGATTGTAATAAAACAACTTTGTGCTTGCAAATTTTGTTAAATTGCAGCAAAATTCAATTGCAGAGAAGCAGCTGTGCGAAATGATACGTAGGTGCTTCCCTGCAAGACGTTAATTTGACATCTGAAGCGTTCTGCCCATTCATACAATGTAGGGCAGGGGCTTGCTCCTGCCGAAAAAGGCGGAACGAGCAAGCCCGTTCTCTACAAGATTGTAGTAAAACAACTTTGTGCTTGCAAATTTTGTTAAACTATGGTATACTGTACTTGCGACACAAGTTCATAAAAAAAGTTATCTTAGGTGTGTATTTTTATTTCGGTAAAAATGCATGCTCTGTTTCACATACCTTTGATAGCTTATGAAACAAACCTTGTGTCGCAACTTGGAAGCATGCGTTTTTCATGCGTAGCTTTCAAGCTGCGCATTTTTTATTGCGCGCAAGGCTCCCTATCGGTTGCGACACCCATAAACAAAAAGCACCCATTTCAGGGTGCTTTTTGTTTATGGATTAAACTTTTTAACTATCTCGTCATAACGGGCAATATGGGTGCAAAGGTCGAGCCTTCATACATCACATTATCCCATACCATAACCTTCTGGTTCGCATTTACGGTAATCACCTTCGGGTTGTTGATGCTTACAATCACGTTTTCGGACTGTACATCGGTCATCACACCGTTGCTATAGGTTACGGTAAGCACTTTTACATACTTCGCACCGTTGCAGGAGATGGTATAGGTATTGCCATCCTTTGCCACTTTCACGCTGTTGTCGGTGGCAGAATTGGTAAGGTACAGATTTTCCCATTCATAAGGATGTGCCTGGTTGTCAATGCTGAGCATATTCTGCCCAACACCTAAATATTTGCCATCCTTGTCATACACCGCCCAGCTATCCAGGTTATTATTGTTCACCTTGGTAAATGGGTCTGCAATGGAAAAATCTACACGGGTTTTGGTGGCATTGTTCCGGCTCTGTACAATCTTAACATTGTCAAACAGCAGATATCCGCTCTCTGTAATGTCATCGGTCACATCTATGTCATTTACCTTTAAGTAGCCGTTTAAATAGCAATCCTTAAGGGCATCGTCTGCCATGAAATTGAAGCCTGCAAAGGCTTTCTGGGTCGCTTCTGTGTTATAAATACAGAATTTAGCATTGCCTTGGGTCAACGGTGCGGACACACCGCCCATGGTCTGAATCACTGTTTCCATGGAAATGGGTGCAAAATTGGTCTTGTTTACTGCATCTTCAAGCTCTACGCTCTTAGGCGCAATGGTATATTCCTTACCCAAAGACTTTGTTTCGTTCTTAAACTGGGTTTCTACGGTAAACACAATTTTCTTATCGCTGTCCTCCACAGGAATCCAGAATTCATACGGGAATACATCATCTACCACGGTATTCACATTGCTGTCACCCTCATAATGCCATTTTAAGGTGGATTTTATAATACCGTCCTCGCCGTCACCGCCACCGATGTCCGCTTTACCCTTTTCGTTCACAAAATCATAAAGCTCGGTAGACCGTCCGCCCACAAAGATGTATCCCAGGTAGCCGGTGGTGTCCATGGCTAAGGCATACGCCTTAACATCGTAGCCTGTGCTCGGGCTGTAGCCTTTAGAGCTGTAAGAACCGTCACTGCCGCTATAGCTTGCCTTATAGGTGTTACCCTGATACATCATGCCGATGGCAGACTGGTCGAGAGATACATCACCCTTTTCATCAAAATCAATGGTGCTGTACGCAGGCACGGTAATGTTTGCACCGTCCACCGCCAGAGTCAAAATGCCTTTTGCAGGTACGGTCACCTTAATTTCATTGTTATACGCACGGGTGGTCGAAATGGCACCTGATGCATCGTATAGGGTTACAACCCCTGCCTCCTGCACCCCAAGGTCGGGATTTAAGGTAACGGTAATGCTTTCGTCATTGTCCCCTGCGTTGGTCAATACAAACGCCGCTCTGCCGTTTTTACGGCCTGCAATCCAGTCGATCTGCTTGGAGGATACTTCAATGGTGCCCTCTTTGAGCCACGGCCACATATCGGTTTCATTGTAAATGACACCGGGCGCATGACCATACATACGGTTGTTAAACCACGCATAGCCCTGAATTCGGGTGTTGGGGAAATCGACCTTACCGCCCGATTTTACCCAGGCATTGGAGAACAGGTAATCCTGCACTGCCGAGAAAAATACGGGGATATGGTGGAAGTAAAGGCTCGTCATATCAAAGCCCTCTGTGGGATAATTTTCCTGCGAGGGAAGCCGTGTATAGCTGGTATAATAGTAGCCCGGATAGTTTGCAAAACGTCCTACAATGGAAGAACGTGCAAGGTCCATCATCAGCTGGTCATCCGAAAGGTAACCCAGTCTTAATACATCGCCTGCCCAGGTGGACATTAAGATGTTTCTGCCCTCTAAACAGGTAGAGAACTGCTCTACGCCAAGACCGGTTCTTGCGGTAACCCATGCAGGATAGGTGCCTGTCATGTCTTTGACCGTCATAGCATTTTCATCATAGCCACGAACAGTATATTCGTTATACTGCGCGCCGTTGGACCAGACCGTTTCACCGGTATTTTCCATAATGGCACCTCTGCGGTATCTGAAATCGTCATACGACCAGGCACTGCTTCTGCCATACTTATCAAGGGTAATAAACTGTGGCGTATTTTCCACACGCAAATCGGATTTGCTTTCAGGCATATCGGTAATACGCAAGGACGGTAAGAATCGTCTTGCACCCTCTACCGCACCCTCTAAATATTTGGTATCACCGGTCAGCTCATAGGCATCAAACTGTGCCTGGAACTGCGGTGTGTAGCTGATATTGATAAAGCTTTCTCTGTCCACCTCATTGTTTGCAGAGATAAATGCTCTCTTTTCGTTATACAAATCCGCATGCTGTATGGTAAGCGGAAAATCGGTGGAGCCGTTTGCCCGTTCATACCAGTAATAATCGGTGGAGTTTTGCAGATTCATGCCTGCATTTTCCACACCTGTCAGCATCACGCGCTTTTTAGAAATTTCGCGGAATACCGGCATAATACCCTGGGTCATGAGATATGCACCCTCAAAGGTCGCACTGCCCATGCCGATGGTGGTAAAGTCGATTTCCTTGTTCAGACCGCCCTCCGACTGGTTACGGATAGAAAACTTACGGTGAATATGGTGTCCGCTTCGGGTGAGCATACTGCCCATGGTGGGAAGCGTTCTGTTAAACAGCAAATCCTTGTCCTCGGTCAGCATATATGCCTGCAGGTAGGTTAAGCCGTTGGAATTGGTTGCCCAGTGGGAGTCCTCAATATTGTAGTGCCCAATCATTTCGTCACTCCAGCCGCTGTCCCAGTCGTCTTTCATCAGATTTAAGATGTTAAACGCCGCATCGGTCATGGACGAGAAGTAATTGTCACGGTAGTCATACACACCGCGTAAATCGGTTGCCACATGTCTGTACATGTCATACCAACCGCGGTTTTCGCCCAAGGTGGACACGGTAGACAGCGGACGGTAGGAAACGGTATAGGTTTCTCCCGCCTTGAAAGCAGAATCCATACTTGCCATTTTCGGTGCAAAGATTGCAGGCAGAATGCCTCCGTCTACACCTGTGGTGTTCATAACAAAATCCGCATTTTCTTCGGTATAATCCACCACAACCTCTTTATATGTACCGTCTGCATTTTTATCCTCTGTCCAGGTGCTGACCTTGGTGCGTACAGGTGTATCATGTACCCAGCGATTTGCCTCGTATTCCGAGCCTTCCACCGGCACGGTCAGGTCAATAGAGCTTTGGTCTATTGCAACGCCCAGCGAAATTTCCTGACCCTTATCGTTTATTTTATAGGTCATCTGGGTGTGGTCGGTGGTGGCATTGGTTTCGGTAATGGTCACACCGGGTGACGGATACCGACTTTCCTGCCAGCGGTACGGATTTAACACATACCCGACCTTGCTCTTCGGAATTTCGTTTACTTCATTAAACAGACCAAAGGAGTATTCACCGTCTTTTTTCACGGTATAGGTTACGGTAACCTTCGGCTCTTTGTCGTTTGCCGTAAGGGTCCAGTCCGCAACAAGTGATACATATGTACCGTCAGCAGTCATGCGAACGGTATTGGGGTCAATCTGCTCTAAGGTATTCGGCACAAGCCATTCAGGCGCACCTGCATAGAACACGTTAGAGGTGTTTTTTTGCAGATTTGTGCCATCTTCTTTAGGCATATTGATGTTAAACACACCGTAATACCCGCCGCTTTGATAGTTTATAACGCTGTTTGCATACATACCTAAGAAGCCCACGCCGTTTTCAAAGGGCACGGTGGTTACATCGCCCACCTTGATTTCTCTCTGCACCACTGTACGGTTGCCCGCAGAAGTACCCTTTTTAAAGGATACGGTGGTATAATCATTAGATAGTACAGCTGTGTCTGTTACA
This is a stretch of genomic DNA from Clostridia bacterium. It encodes these proteins:
- a CDS encoding aminotransferase class I/II-fold pyridoxal phosphate-dependent enzyme; the encoded protein is MAHTKAFKPFENRIWLASPCMHGEEIQYVTEAYETNWMSTVGKNINEVERLAAEKIGCKYAVALSAGTAALHLCMKLAGIKKGDYVFCSDMTFSATVNPVVYEGGIPIFIDSERDTWNMDPVALEKAFEMYPDVKVVVSVNLYGTPAKMDEIKAVCEKHGAILIEDAAESFGASYKGVQTGTFGTYNAISFNGNKIITGSSGGMLLTDDLEAANRARKWSTQSRENAPWYQHEEIGYNYRMSNVIAGVVRGQLPYLEEHIAKKKAIYMRYKEGLKDLPVSMNPYNPEECEPNFWLSCLLIDEDAMCKQVRSDSEALFIPESGKSCPTEILEALAKYNAEGRPIWKPMHMQPIFRMNPYVTATGDGRCRTNAYIASGDYSEVGEDIFHRGLCLPSDIRMTEQEQDVVIEIIRSCFE
- a CDS encoding ATP-grasp domain-containing protein, producing MNILILSAGTRDKVVQYFKRTVGNNGKVVATDMTNLAPAVHEADKFYQVPRMTEDGYIDIIFDICKKEEIDAVLTLIDPELSLLAQHKDKFKELGVTVVGSSYELCEMSLNKWDMYVWLRDNGYNCAKSYIDKEEFFKEVEAGKAKYPVFVKPICGSASITISKVYDKETVENLFAHHEGLMIQEFMDGQEIGADVYIDMLSGEIVSIFTKKKLLMRAGETDKAVSFKDEKLFALIEDFVKKAGYSGQIDIDVFDVDGAYYISEVNPRFGGGYPHAYESGCDHMTLIQNNIHGIQNKKNIGAYDEGIYMMKYNEVMIRRL
- a CDS encoding sugar transferase; translated protein: MYAKFFKRFLDILLSFIALVCLSPFLLIFTIVGAIAMRGNPFFTQMRPGKIDKKTGEEKIFKLLKFRTMSNAKDKDGNLLPDEVRLNKYGKFLRSTSCDELPSLINILKGDISIVGPRPLLVEYLPWYNETERHRHDVRPGLTGWAQVNGRNSVNWEDRFKLDVEYVQNISMWMDIKIIFMTAMKVLKRSDISENTNATEGNFAQIRKAELEKEKV